TTCGGTGATACCGATACCCCAGCTGTTATTGATGATGCGCGCGCCGCTGGCCACCAGCGCCTCCCAGCCGGCCTGGTAAACCGCGCCGTCGTTACCGAGCACAATGCCGTCTTCCGGGCCGGGATCGCCGTTTTCTGCGCTGATAATCTGCGCGTTGAACGCCACCCCGTGCATGGCGCCGCCGTCGCGGCTGCCGGCGGCGATGCCGCCCACGTGGGTGCCGTGCGAGCCTAATTTGCCGCTGGAGTCGGTGCTTGGCGTACCGTCATAGCGGAAGTCATCGCCTTTTTTCACCGGAATATAGGGATCGGTGTATTCGCGGGTGCCATGGGTAACCAGATTGATCACCTTGTCAGGACCGGAAAACTCGGGGTGCTTGGCGTAGACCGGCTGATCGAAAATGCCGAGTTTGATGCCTTTGCCGGTATAACCGGCGGCGTAGGCTTGGTCGGCGTGGATCGCCCCCAGCCCCCATTCCGCGTTGAACTCGCTGCTGCGCCAGCTGGCCGGATCGCCCGCTTTGCCGTTCTCTATATAGGTGGCGGCCTGCGCCCCGCCGATCGCCGTCAGGCAGATCAGCATCGCGCTCCACTGTGCGCGATGAACGCCGATTTCAGGCCAGCCGAAGGCCGCCCGAGCGGATTTGACTCCTCTAAGTTTCTTCTCCATCCCAGATACCGTCCGTTGTTGTTTGCAAATGTTTTATAAGATTTTTTGTGTAACAGTTTGGTAACACCAAATAAATAAAGCACAACAATCTCAAGTGCGCTTAATGTGTCATCCGGCAATTAGGAGGGAGGAGAGAAAGTTTCAGGGGTGAATCAGGCGCAGGGGGATAAGAAATAGCAATGACGTTTCCCAGCGCCGAAGCGGCGACAGAAAGAGCGGAAAATAACATTATAATTATGATAAATAAGAATATAATTAATGAATAAACGAAGGGGGCAGACCGCCTGAAAAGTGCTTAACAGGCGTCTTTTATCACTATTAATTATAATCTTTGCCAATATTCACTTAGTGAATTATGCTGGTTTTTCAGTCAGCCATTGGCAAAAATTGGATTATCCTGCTGATGTTTTTTTGCTGTTCATCGCGTCTTCTTCCGCCTGACGAAGAATGGCTTTGGCCATCCATTGTGTGACGTCCTGGATATTATCGAGCTCCAGCCCCCAGATATCTTTCAACACCAGGAACACTTCCGAGCCGTAAATCAGCGAGAAAGCATAAATCACTCTCTGTAGAGAGTCCGGTGGCAGTTTGCCCTGTAGCGGTTCCACCGCCATCTTCAGCAGCCGCTTGCGGTTACCGCGCACCAGCTTCTCGCCTGGTTTATCGGTGTTGGACCGAGCCAGTGCCCACTGCTGCAACGAAAGCTGCAAGGCCGCTCGCAGCGCTCCCTCATGCTGTTCCATTTGCGGATAAGCAAAGCTGAGAAGCTGCAGTATCCGCGCTTCGGCGCTGTCGTCTTTCGGCTGCCACTCCAAAATGGGCCCCAGACTTTCAGCCACAACGGCGGTGATCAGATCGCTTTGCGTAGGGAAGTAGCGGTAAGCTGTCGCACGCGAGACTTGCGCATGTTGAGCCAACTCCGTTATCGAAGGAAAGGCACCGCCGTCGAACAATTCCATTGCGCTGTCAAGCAACAGCTTACGAGTTCTGGCCCGGGTATGAGTCAAGCGGGTAGATACGATTAATGGCACGGCAACCTCTTCTTTCTCTACGCCCGTCTAACATAGACCTGGCGAATAAAATCCACTGTAACAAACTTGTCAGCTATTACGCCATGCGGCGTGCGTCGAGCTCACTTTGCTTCACGTCGAAAATGAGACTTTCATCTCATTCGATGCGAATTAGACTTGCATAAATGATACTACCGTCTCATTATGATGAGGAATTCACCGACTACGCTCAGCACTCTTAGTCAACACCAGGGAATTCAATTTTACTAACGCATTAAAATATAAATTATAAATCAGCGTGTCGGCCATCTGAACCCTACGTCAGGAAGAGGCTAATGAACGACAATCAGGCAGTGATTTACGTTGCAACCACAGCGGATACCAAGGGACGGGAATTGGCTTATGTGCGCCGCCTGATCGCCGAAACCGGATTACCCACGCTGACCGTCGATCTTTCCACCCAACCGCTGGCCTCCGACAGCTACCGGGCCGATATCTCCGCCGCTACTGTCGCTCGCTACCATCCCGATGGCGAAAGCGCCGTTTTTTGTGGCGATCGCGGCAAAGCGATTGCCGCCATGGCACTGGCCTTCGAAAAATTCATGCTGTCGCGCCGCGATGTCGCAGCACTGCTCGGGCTGGGCGGCTCTGGCGGCACTGCGCTGATCACACCCGCCATGCAACAGCTGCCTATCGGTTTGCCTAAGTTGATGGTTTCCACCATGGCCTCCGGCGACGTTTCCGGGTATGTCGGAGCCAGCGATATCTGCATGATGTATTCCGTCACTGACGTTGCCGGGTTGAACCGCATCTCCCGCACCGTGCTGGGCAATGCCGCGCATCAGATCGCCGGCGCCGTTCGCTTCGCCGCTCAAGCAACGGTCGACAGCAAACCGGCCGTCGGCCTCACGATGTTCGGTGTGACCACCCCCTGTATTCAAGCCGCCACGGCAGCGCTCGAAGAGAGCCTGGATTGTCTGGTATTTCATGCTACCGGCAGCGGCGGCAGAGCGATGGAAAAGCTGATCGACAGCCATTTGCTGAACGGCGTGCTGGATCTGACCACGACCGAAGTTTGCGATTACCTGTTCGGCGGCGTACTGGCGTGCAGCGAGGATCGTTTTGGTGCTCTCGCACGCACCGGCGTTCCCTGCGTGATGTCCTGCGGCGCGCTGGATATGGTGAACTTTTCCCACCCGGACAGCGTTCCCGCCCGATACGCTCAGCGCCAGTTTTATCAACACAATGCCCAAGTCACGCTGATGCGTACTACGCCGGAAGAGAATGCGCTGATGGGCCGTTGGATCGGCGACAAGCTCAATGCTTGCGAAGGCGATGTACGTTTCCTGATACCCGAGGGTGGCGTTTCCGCACTGGATGCACCAGGGCAACCGTTTTGGAACCCAGAGGCATTGGCCGCCTTTATCGACGCGTTGGAAGCAACATTGCGCGTCACGGAAAAGCGCCGCCTGATCAAGACCCCTTATAACATCAACGATCCCCGTTTTGCCGACTTCGCCGTGCAACAGTTCAGGGAGATCGCTCATTTTTGATTGGAGCTAAACATGGCTAAAAATTCCCGTCAGGAACTACTGACTCAATTCAGAGAAATGATTGCCCGTGGCGAGCCGATTATCGGCGGCGGCGCCGGAACCGGCCTCTCAGCAAAATGTGAGGAAGCCGGCGGCATCGATCTGATCGTCATTTATAACTCGGGCCGCTACCGCATGGCGGGCAGAGGTTCTCTGGCGGGTTTACTGGCCTACGGCAATGCGAACGACATCGTTATGGATATGGCAAAAGAGGTGTTGCCGGTCGTCAAACACACGCCGGTTTTAGCCGGGGTCAATGGTACCGATCCGTTCTGTCAGTTCGATAAATTCCTTAATGACATCAAGGCGATCGGTTTTTCCGGCGTACAGAATTTCCCGACGGTGGGTTTGATCGACGGCAACTTCCGCGCCAATCTCGAAGAAACCGGAATGGGCTATGCGCTGGAAGTCGACATGATTCGCCTGGCGCATGAAAAGGATCTGCTGACCACGCCTTATGTGTTCAGCGCAGATGATGCCGTCGCGATGACGCAGGCCGGCGCCGACATCATCGTACCGCATATGGGGCTGACCACCGGCGGCAATATCGGTGCGGAAACGGCGCTGACGCTGGCGGGTTGCGTTCCCCTGATCAACGAGTGGGCTCAGGCCGCGAAACGCGTGCGCGAGGACGTGATCGTTCTGTGTCATGGCGGCCCTATCGCGACGCCGAAGGATGCGGCCTACATCATGCAACACTGCCCTTTAGTCGACGGATTCTACGGTGCCAGCTCCATGGAGCGCCTGCCCACCGAAGTGGCTTTGACGGAAACAACCCGACAATTCAAAAATATCAATAAGGGTTAACAGACTGTTTTACTCGCGCACAACACCAGGGAAAACCCGTTATTTAACGGGACGTGCAGTGAGGTAAGTAAAAGGGCCAGACAAATAGTCTGGCCCTTTTTTATTCCCCGCGAGCGAATATTACTGACCGGAGGACATCTGCTCCTTCATTTTATTCATATGGTCCATCATCTTTTGCTCACGTTTCTGATAATTCTCATTGTATTGTTTTTTCTGCTCAGGAGTCAGCAGGTTATACATTTTATTTTCCGCCTTGGCACGTTCCAGCATGCGTTCGGATTGCGCTTTGCCGATAGCGTCAATTTGCGCTTTCGCCTTCGCTTCATCAAAGCTGTCGGAAGCGACCAGATTATGCAGCGCCTGGCGTTCTTCTTTCATACCCGGCCCGCGCTTCTGGTGCGACTCTTTCATGATATCGCGCATCTGCTGGCGCTGCTGCTCGGTCAGATTCAGGCCGGCGAACGGGCCGCCTTTACCTTCACCCTTGTGATGCATCATTTTCATCGGTGCCGTATCCGCAGCCGAAGCAGCCGCCGTGTCGGCAGCGAACGCCGCGGAAGCAGAACCCAGAGCCAGCGTGGAAGCAATAAATAAAGCCGTCAATTTACGCATAATCATTTCCTTAAAAGTTTTTCTTCATCAGGAGCGCTGTACGTTAACAGGCTCATTCGTCGTCGGAGATAATAATAGGCTGATAAAATTCAAGTAATGCGAGGGTGTGTAAACTTTTTAAAACCCGTCTCGGATTTATTCACCAATTATGAGAAAACTATGAAGATGGCGTTTATTTGATGGAAATTTCAATTTCCCGGTAAAATCCCCCTCGGCGGAGTTATTTTTCAACCTCACCCTCACCGCTATAATTTACTCGCCCCCACGGCAACTTTGCATCAACCGTTTTTCGATAGCGAGAGAGGGCGGTACAAACTTCACACGACCCGATGTTCTCTTCCTACACTTTAAGACAACCGATCGCCGGGTGACGTTTACACCGCAAAACTAATCATTGCTTATATAATAGTTTCCATCACCGCCCCGCCTGTGAAAACCTGTTATATGATGCACAGACGCGCACGGCGACCACTTTCGGGCCATCAGGCTGCCCCGGGGCCTCGTGCAGACCGGCCGCCCGTGCTCTTTTGAGGAATCATCATGCCCGCAGACCAAGGCCCTGAGCTTCTTAACGCCCACTTCGGCACCCAAAGCCCCCACTGGCGGCTGGCGTTTGACAGCAATGCGCTGGAGCTGTCCGCCGTTAAAGGCAAAGCCCACGTCGCGGTAGCACTCAGCGCCATGGAAGCAGCGAAAATCCGCCGCCTGACCGGCGTCACCGCCAGCCTTGAACTGACCATTACGCTAGCCGGTGAACCACTGCATCTGCATCTGGTGGGGCGGCGCGTCAACCATCTCGAATGGGCAGGCACCGCCTCCGCCTTCAGCGACACCCAATCCGTGGCGCGCGATCTGGTACACGGCCTTTCCTTCGCCGAACAGGTAGTGTCCGAAGCCAACTCGGTGATCGTGATCGTCGATCAACATGGTCGTATCCAACGCTTCAACCGGCTGTGCGAGGAGTACACCGGGTTGCACGAACACGAAGTGATCGGCAAAAACGTTTTCCAGCTGTTTATGAGCCCGGAAGAGGCCGCCGCCTCGCGGCGCAACATCGCCGGCTTCTTCCGCAACGGTTCGTCCTATGAGGTGGAGCGCTGGGTAAAAACGGTCAAGGGAGAACGCCTGTTCCTGTTCCGCAACAAGTTCGTGCACAGCGGCAGCGGCAAGAACGAAGTCTTTCTAATCTGCTCCGGTACCGACATCACCGAAGAGCGCCGCGCGCAGGAGCGGCTTCGGGTACTGGCAAACACCGATCTCATCACCGGTCTGCCGAACCGCAACGCTATCCAGGACAAGATCAATCACGCCATCGCCACGCGCGGCGAAGAGAGTTTCGGCTTGGTCTACCTCGATCTCGACAACTTCAAGAAGGTCAACGACGCCTACGGCCATATGTTCGGCGATCGGCTGCTGGTCGAAGTTGCGTTGGCGATCCTCGGCTGCCTGAGCCCGGACCAAGTGCTCGCCCGCCTCGGCGGCGACGAATTCTTGGTGCTGGCGCCGCAAACCGATCGCGAGCGCCTGCAAACGCTGGCGCAACGGATCATCGATAGGCTGAAAACCCCTTTCCGCATCGGCCTGATTGAGGTGTATACCGGTTGCTCGATCGGCATCGCACTATGCCCGGAACACGGCAACGATCTCGACAGCCTGATCCGCAGCGCCGATACCGCCATGTACGTCGCCAAGGAGCACGGCAAACGCACCTATACCGTCTTCTCGCCGGAGATGAACAAACGCGTCGCCGAATACATGTGGCTGGACACCAATCTGCGCAAAGGGCTGGAACAAAATCAGCTGGTGCTGTATTACCAGCCTAAAATCGACACGCGCAGCGGTGAAGTGCACAGCGTGGAAGCGTTGGTGCGCTGGGATTCGCCGGAGCGCGGCCTGATCCCGCCGCTGCAGTTCATCTCCTACGCCGAGGAATCCGGCCTGATCGGCCCGCTGGGCCAATGGGTATTGCAGACCGCCGCCGGCCAGGCGGCGCAGTGGCAAGAGCAGGGGTTGAATCTGCGGGTGGCGGTCAACCTCTCCGCCCGGCAGCTGGCCGATGACAGCATCGTCAACGACCTGCTCGGGGTGCTGCGCCGTCACCGCATGGCCTCTTGCCTGCTGGACTTCGAGTTGACCGAAAGCAGCCTGATTGAAGACGAGAACCGCGCGCGGGCGCTGATCACCCGGCTACGCGAACTGGGCGCGCAGGTGCATCTCGACGACTTCGGCACCGGTTATTCGTCGCTGGCGCAGCTGGCGCGTATTCCGCTGGACGCCATCAAGCTGGATAAAAGCTTTGTACGCGGGGTGAATTTCAACCCGGTATCGCAATCGCTGGTGCGCGCGATCGTCGCGGCAGCGGAGGCGTTGGCGTTCCGGGTGATCGCAGAAGGGGTGGAGACCGAGAGCGAAAACCACTTCCTCGACGAGGTCGGCGTGGACGAAAAGCAGGGCTTTCTGTTTGCGCGGCCAATGCTCCCTGAACAGCTGGAGCATTGGCTGCAGTCCTACCGCCCGCACTCACCCTCCGCGTGAGGCGGGCGCGTTAACGTTAGCCGGCACGACGCAGGTTCAGGGTATGGCGATCCTGCAACATCACCAGCCGCTCGATGTAGGCGCGGTCTTTTTCCTCAATGGTAAAGGCCGAGTGCACCCAATCTTCGGTAATGTCCATCAGCTCGGAACGCGTCAGCTGCAACACGCGCTGACGCGCCCGCAGCATGGCGCGCATGCCGTTGAGCTTCGGCCGGATGGTATCGATGAAGGTGCGCGTCGCCATGTAGGCGTCGCCGGGTTGGAACAGCTGATCCACCAGCCCGCGGCTCTCGAACCACTCTGCGGTGTGCGACTCGCCGCCCCAAATCAGCTCCTCAGCCAAGCGCATGCCCGCCTTGCGCGCCACCAGCGAGTAACCGCCCATGCCGGGAAACAGATTGAACGCGATCTCCGGAAACCCCATGCGCGCGTTGTTCTGCGCCAACACGAAATGGTGCGCCAACGCCGCTTCAAAGCCGCCGCCCAGCGCGCTGCCTTCGACCATCGCAATGCTGACCGCGCCGGTGTCGAAACCGCGCGCCGCCGCATGTACGCAGTCGATACAGGCGCGCGCGTAGGCCATCATCGCCTCACGCTTGCGGTTTTTGATCGCGTCGGCGAAGAACTGCAGATCGCCGCCGACGTTGAACATGTTCGGCACCAGCGAGCCGGTAACCCAGAAATCGAACCGCAGCGAAGACTCCTTCGCCGCCTGCGCCAGCGTCATGATGTCTTCGATCAGCGCCTGGTTGAAGCAGGGGCGCGGCGCGGCGCGCAACAACATCCACATGATGTGCCGCCCTTCTTCATAGTAGGCGGAAAGCTGCGACAGATTGCCCGCTTCGGTAAACGGACGACAGGTGGGGTGATTAAGCAATTTCATAAGACCTTCCAGTTTTTCTGTTGATGACGGATGAGACCGTTCCAGCCCCTACGGCTGCAGCGGAGCGGCGAGCGGCAAAGCGCGACGCCACATCATGAGTAAACGCTTTCTCGTCGACGAAACAGATAAAAATTGGAGGTAGGGAAGTGAAAAAAACCGAGGCGCCACGGGGTTTTCATAGGAATTTTACCTATCGGGCCCTCCCCGGCATTTCATGCCGGGCGCTAACGCGCTAAGCTCGGAAAATGACCGTTGGCCGCCCCGGTGCTCAAAACGCTGCGAGGCTTTGGCTATAATCAACGCTGAAACATGCCGTTTAACGTTAAGGAAATCGTGAAGTAATGCCTACAGGACCAGACCAGGAACGCCGCCAGCCCGCACAAGACACGCCGCCGAAGCCGCTTATCGCCATCAAGACCGGCCATGAGACCCTCGACCGCCGCATCGGTGGTTTTTCACGTCTGATTGAACGTATCAAAGCCTGGCCGAGCGTGGCGCACCTGCTGCGCGCCGCTGAACGCTTTAACGACCGGCTGGGTAGCCAGTTCGGCGCCGCCATCACCTATTTTTCATTCCTCTCGCTGATCCCGATCCTGATGGTGTCGTTTGCCGCCGCCGGCTTCGTGCTGGCCTCCAACCCGGATCTGCTGGCCCGATTGATCAACCGCATCGTGGGCAGCATCAGCGATCCGACGCTGGCCAGCACGCTGAAGAACACCGTCAACACCGCCATTCAACAGCGCACCACCGTGGGATTGACCGGTCTGGCGCTGGCGCTCTATTCCGGCATCAGCTGGATGGGCAACCTGCGCGAGGCGATCCGCGCGCAGTCGCGCGATGTCTGGGAGCGTAATCCGCAAGATCAAGAGAAAATCTACTTCAAATACACCCGTGACTTCATCTCGCTGACCGGCCTGGTGGTGGCGCTCATCATTACGCTGTCGCTGACCTCGGTCGCCGGGTCGGCGCAGGCGGCGATCGTCAATGCGCTGGGGCTGGACGGCATCGAATGGCTGCGGCCGGCGCTGACGCTGATCGCGCTGTCGATCTCGATTTTCGCCAACTATCTGCTGTTCCTGTGGATTTTCTGGATGCTGCCGCGCCACAAACCGAAGAAAAAAGCGCTGCTGCGCGGCACCTTGCTCGCCGCCATCGGTTTTGAGGTCATCAAATTCGTAATGACGATGACGCTGCCGCAGGTGGCGAAGTCGCCTTCCGGCGCGGCTTTCGGTTCGGTGATCGGGCTGATGGCGTTCTTCTACTTTTTCGCCCGCTTGACGCTGTTTTGCGCCGCCTGGATCGCCACTGCCGACTACAAAGGCGATAAAGCGTTGCCGGAACGCGAGCCTCCGGCGCGCTGAAGCCATGCAATCGTGCCGGTGTTATTGCACATGCCGGCACTTTCTTCTGGATATCAATTAAAAAACCAGTCAATACGTCTAAATAACGCGGCACGCGATCCGAAAAAGCAGCATAACAAACTACTCCGTCACTTTTCTTTGCCTCTTTTACAGCCATTCCCTCTGCACGAGAGCCATTTCTCGACGTTTAACGCTACAGAAGAGAGGCCAGATAAAACATTAGTCTTTTTAACCGGTTAGCGAAGTCACTGCCCAAAGTTCCCGCGTTGAAAACGCCGGATGCTGTCACTAAGATGGATTTTTACCCCTTCCAACAATAAGAAATATTATGCAAGCCACCATCGCACCCCCACTCGACGCCGACGACGCGTCCACACCGGTGAACTCCCGCGGGAAAGTCATCGTCGCCTCGCTGGTCGGTACCGCCATCGAGTTCTTCGACTTCTACATCTACGCCACCGCCGCGGTGATCGTGTTCCCACATATCTTCTTTCCACAGGGCGACCCGACCACCGCAACGCTGCAGTCGCTGGCCACCTTCGCCGTCGCCTTTGTCGCGCGCCCTATCGGCTCCGCGCTGTTCGGCCACTTCGGCGATCGCGTGGGGCGCAAGGTCACGCTGGTCGCCTCGCTGCTGACCATGGGAATTTCCACCGTGCTGATCGGCCTGCTGCCGAGCTATGAAACCATCGGCATCTTCGCCCCTATCCTGCTGGCGCTGGCGCGCTTCGGGCAGGGCCTGGGGCTGGGTGGCGAATGGGGCGGCGCCGCCTTGCTCGCGACGGAGAACGCGCCGGCCAAAAAGCGCGCGCTGTACGGCTCCTTCCCCCAGTTGGGCGCGCCGATCGGCTTCTTCTTCGCCAACGGCACCTTCCTGCTGCTCTCCTGGTTGCTGAGCGACCAGCAGTTTATGGAATGGGGCTGGCGCGTGCCGTTCATCCTCTCCGCCGCGCTGGTGCTGATCGGCCTGTACGTTCGGGTATCGCTGCATGAAACGCCGGTGTTCGCCAAAGTGGCCAAGGCCGGCAAACAGGTGAAAGTGCCGCTCGGCACGCTGCTCAGCAAGCATCTGAAGGCGACCATCCTCGGCACCTTCATCATGCTGGCGACCTACACGCTGTTTTATCTGATGACGGTGTATTCGATGACCTACGGCACCACGCCGCAGCCGCTGGGCCTAGGCTACTCCCGCAACAGTTTCCTGTGGATGCTGATGGTAGCGGTGATCGGTTTCGGCGTGATGGTGCCGATCGCCGGCCTGCTGGCGGACGCGTTCGGCCGCCGCAAAACCATGATCGCCATTACCCTGCTGATGATCGGCTTCGCGTTCCTGTTCCCGACCCTGCTGGGTTCCGGCAACCAGGCGCTGGTGATGGGCTTCCTGCTGTGCGGTCTGAGCATCATGGGGCTGACCTTTGGCCCGATGGGCGCACTGCTGCCGGAGCTGTTCCCTACCGAAGTGCGCTATACCGGCGCATCGTTCTCCTACAACGTCGCATCTATCCTCGGGGCTTCCGTGGCGCCGTACATCGCCACCTGGCTGGCGGCCCACTACGGGCTGTTCTACGTCGGCATGTACCTGGCGGCGATGGCCGGGCTGACGCTGTTGGCCCTGCTGCTGATGAAAGAAACCCGCCACCAGTCGTTGTGATCCCCTACGGCCCCCTCACGGTGGGGGGCCGCACGCGTTGTTCGTTTCCTGTCATAAAACCGGGCTATGCTGGACGTTTCTCTCGGTAACAGGATTGGCCGATGTCTCTGCGTCGTGGGGTATTTGTCTGCGTTGCGCTGCTGGCGGCTATCGCCATCGCGCTCTATTACGGGTTGAAGCCCGACCATTCCGATGCGCTGTGGCGCATCGTCAGCCAGCAATGCCTGCCCAATCAACAGGCACATGACAATCCGGCGCCCTGCGCGCAGGTGGATGTGCCGGCCGGCTTCGTGGTGTTTAAAGATCGCAACGGGCCGCTGCAATATCTGCTGATGCCCAGCGCCAAAATCACCGGGATAGAAAGCCCGGCGGTGCTGGACGCCGCCACGCCGAATTTCTTCGCCCAAGCCTGGCGCGCGCGCCACGTGATGGCGGAACGCTATGGCAAACCGATCGACGACGGTGATATTTCACTGGCGATCAACTCAGAATATGGCCGCACGCAAAACCAGCTGCATATTCATATCTCCTGCCTGTTGCCGGCGGTAAAACAGCGGCTGGCGCAGATCGGCCCCGCTTTTATCGAGCAATGGCAACCGCTGCCCGGCGGCCTGTTGGGGCATGACTATCTGGGGCGGCGAGTGACCCCTGCCGAGCTGGAGCAACAGGGCGCCTTCCGCCTGCTGGCTTCCGGCCTGCCGCGCGCCGACGGGCGCATGGGCAGCTTCGGCCTGGCAATGACTGCGCTGCCGGACGGCGATTTCCTGCTGCTGGCGACCGAGCGCAGCCTGCTGCCGTTCACCCTGGCCTCGGCGGAAGAGATCCAGGATCACGACTGCCGGCTACTCTCGCCGCCGCCGCGCGCCTGATTATTTTTTGCCTTTCATCTCCCGCAGGATCTGCCCGCACTGATTTTCCTCGCCGCCCTCACTGGGCGAGACCAACGCCAGCAGCGCCGCCGCCGGCGTCAGCACCGCCCCCAACGCCACCGCCGCCGCGCCGCGCGCGATCAGCGGCCCGGCTTTGACGCCGGCGTCGGGGTGCTTGAAGGTGCCTTTCACGTACAGCGGCGAGCGCAGGGTCAGCACGCGCATCCCCTTGCTTTCCGGATCGATGGACAAATCCAGCCGTTCGGTGGCGAGGTTGGTGTTGCCGGTGATGTTGATCACCGCGTTCTCGGTATCGAACACGAACAGCCGCGGCGCGGCAACGCCGCTGCGGATGCCGACGTCCGCCGCCGCGCAGTTGATGCCTACCACGTCGTCGCCGAACAACTGCGCCACCAGATAGTTGCCGACGTTCAGGCCAAGGATCT
The sequence above is drawn from the Serratia sp. FDAARGOS_506 genome and encodes:
- a CDS encoding TetR/AcrR family transcriptional regulator, producing MELFDGGAFPSITELAQHAQVSRATAYRYFPTQSDLITAVVAESLGPILEWQPKDDSAEARILQLLSFAYPQMEQHEGALRAALQLSLQQWALARSNTDKPGEKLVRGNRKRLLKMAVEPLQGKLPPDSLQRVIYAFSLIYGSEVFLVLKDIWGLELDNIQDVTQWMAKAILRQAEEDAMNSKKTSAG
- a CDS encoding Tm-1-like ATP-binding domain-containing protein, with product MNDNQAVIYVATTADTKGRELAYVRRLIAETGLPTLTVDLSTQPLASDSYRADISAATVARYHPDGESAVFCGDRGKAIAAMALAFEKFMLSRRDVAALLGLGGSGGTALITPAMQQLPIGLPKLMVSTMASGDVSGYVGASDICMMYSVTDVAGLNRISRTVLGNAAHQIAGAVRFAAQATVDSKPAVGLTMFGVTTPCIQAATAALEESLDCLVFHATGSGGRAMEKLIDSHLLNGVLDLTTTEVCDYLFGGVLACSEDRFGALARTGVPCVMSCGALDMVNFSHPDSVPARYAQRQFYQHNAQVTLMRTTPEENALMGRWIGDKLNACEGDVRFLIPEGGVSALDAPGQPFWNPEALAAFIDALEATLRVTEKRRLIKTPYNINDPRFADFAVQQFREIAHF
- a CDS encoding phosphoenolpyruvate hydrolase family protein encodes the protein MAKNSRQELLTQFREMIARGEPIIGGGAGTGLSAKCEEAGGIDLIVIYNSGRYRMAGRGSLAGLLAYGNANDIVMDMAKEVLPVVKHTPVLAGVNGTDPFCQFDKFLNDIKAIGFSGVQNFPTVGLIDGNFRANLEETGMGYALEVDMIRLAHEKDLLTTPYVFSADDAVAMTQAGADIIVPHMGLTTGGNIGAETALTLAGCVPLINEWAQAAKRVREDVIVLCHGGPIATPKDAAYIMQHCPLVDGFYGASSMERLPTEVALTETTRQFKNINKG
- the spy gene encoding ATP-independent periplasmic protein-refolding chaperone Spy, translating into MRKLTALFIASTLALGSASAAFAADTAAASAADTAPMKMMHHKGEGKGGPFAGLNLTEQQRQQMRDIMKESHQKRGPGMKEERQALHNLVASDSFDEAKAKAQIDAIGKAQSERMLERAKAENKMYNLLTPEQKKQYNENYQKREQKMMDHMNKMKEQMSSGQ
- the pdeR gene encoding cyclic di-GMP phosphodiesterase, translated to MPADQGPELLNAHFGTQSPHWRLAFDSNALELSAVKGKAHVAVALSAMEAAKIRRLTGVTASLELTITLAGEPLHLHLVGRRVNHLEWAGTASAFSDTQSVARDLVHGLSFAEQVVSEANSVIVIVDQHGRIQRFNRLCEEYTGLHEHEVIGKNVFQLFMSPEEAAASRRNIAGFFRNGSSYEVERWVKTVKGERLFLFRNKFVHSGSGKNEVFLICSGTDITEERRAQERLRVLANTDLITGLPNRNAIQDKINHAIATRGEESFGLVYLDLDNFKKVNDAYGHMFGDRLLVEVALAILGCLSPDQVLARLGGDEFLVLAPQTDRERLQTLAQRIIDRLKTPFRIGLIEVYTGCSIGIALCPEHGNDLDSLIRSADTAMYVAKEHGKRTYTVFSPEMNKRVAEYMWLDTNLRKGLEQNQLVLYYQPKIDTRSGEVHSVEALVRWDSPERGLIPPLQFISYAEESGLIGPLGQWVLQTAAGQAAQWQEQGLNLRVAVNLSARQLADDSIVNDLLGVLRRHRMASCLLDFELTESSLIEDENRARALITRLRELGAQVHLDDFGTGYSSLAQLARIPLDAIKLDKSFVRGVNFNPVSQSLVRAIVAAAEALAFRVIAEGVETESENHFLDEVGVDEKQGFLFARPMLPEQLEHWLQSYRPHSPSA
- a CDS encoding crotonase/enoyl-CoA hydratase family protein, giving the protein MKLLNHPTCRPFTEAGNLSQLSAYYEEGRHIMWMLLRAAPRPCFNQALIEDIMTLAQAAKESSLRFDFWVTGSLVPNMFNVGGDLQFFADAIKNRKREAMMAYARACIDCVHAAARGFDTGAVSIAMVEGSALGGGFEAALAHHFVLAQNNARMGFPEIAFNLFPGMGGYSLVARKAGMRLAEELIWGGESHTAEWFESRGLVDQLFQPGDAYMATRTFIDTIRPKLNGMRAMLRARQRVLQLTRSELMDITEDWVHSAFTIEEKDRAYIERLVMLQDRHTLNLRRAG
- the yhjD gene encoding inner membrane protein YhjD, with protein sequence MPTGPDQERRQPAQDTPPKPLIAIKTGHETLDRRIGGFSRLIERIKAWPSVAHLLRAAERFNDRLGSQFGAAITYFSFLSLIPILMVSFAAAGFVLASNPDLLARLINRIVGSISDPTLASTLKNTVNTAIQQRTTVGLTGLALALYSGISWMGNLREAIRAQSRDVWERNPQDQEKIYFKYTRDFISLTGLVVALIITLSLTSVAGSAQAAIVNALGLDGIEWLRPALTLIALSISIFANYLLFLWIFWMLPRHKPKKKALLRGTLLAAIGFEVIKFVMTMTLPQVAKSPSGAAFGSVIGLMAFFYFFARLTLFCAAWIATADYKGDKALPEREPPAR
- a CDS encoding MFS transporter, whose product is MQATIAPPLDADDASTPVNSRGKVIVASLVGTAIEFFDFYIYATAAVIVFPHIFFPQGDPTTATLQSLATFAVAFVARPIGSALFGHFGDRVGRKVTLVASLLTMGISTVLIGLLPSYETIGIFAPILLALARFGQGLGLGGEWGGAALLATENAPAKKRALYGSFPQLGAPIGFFFANGTFLLLSWLLSDQQFMEWGWRVPFILSAALVLIGLYVRVSLHETPVFAKVAKAGKQVKVPLGTLLSKHLKATILGTFIMLATYTLFYLMTVYSMTYGTTPQPLGLGYSRNSFLWMLMVAVIGFGVMVPIAGLLADAFGRRKTMIAITLLMIGFAFLFPTLLGSGNQALVMGFLLCGLSIMGLTFGPMGALLPELFPTEVRYTGASFSYNVASILGASVAPYIATWLAAHYGLFYVGMYLAAMAGLTLLALLLMKETRHQSL
- a CDS encoding CDP-diacylglycerol diphosphatase, with product MSLRRGVFVCVALLAAIAIALYYGLKPDHSDALWRIVSQQCLPNQQAHDNPAPCAQVDVPAGFVVFKDRNGPLQYLLMPSAKITGIESPAVLDAATPNFFAQAWRARHVMAERYGKPIDDGDISLAINSEYGRTQNQLHIHISCLLPAVKQRLAQIGPAFIEQWQPLPGGLLGHDYLGRRVTPAELEQQGAFRLLASGLPRADGRMGSFGLAMTALPDGDFLLLATERSLLPFTLASAEEIQDHDCRLLSPPPRA